A region of Pirellulales bacterium DNA encodes the following proteins:
- the truB gene encoding tRNA pseudouridine(55) synthase TruB has translation MSPPFGILNLHKPAGQTSRQALDRVTRLFQPAKVGHAGTLDPLATGVLVACVGQATRLIEAVQNMPKTYLADFLLGCHSESDDIETQVTKLENAARPTPAELAELLPRFVGEILQTPPQYSAIKVNGRRAYKIARKGRVVKLTARPIMIHQLRITHYEFPRLQLEIQCGSGTYVRALGRDLAAAAGTSAVMSALIRSAIGPYHLSGSILPDNLTCQNIHQVLLPAQTALPKSPRVTLTAAEMRQILDGQSLCQLQNSLTPPTPAATIMAEDDQGRLFAILRQEGGIFTVKMVFPPAEMLPLSARGEK, from the coding sequence ATGTCTCCCCCTTTTGGCATTCTGAATTTACACAAGCCCGCGGGGCAGACCTCGCGGCAGGCGCTGGATCGTGTGACGCGGCTGTTTCAGCCAGCCAAGGTCGGCCACGCGGGGACGCTCGATCCCCTGGCCACCGGCGTGCTGGTGGCTTGTGTCGGCCAGGCCACGCGCCTGATCGAAGCGGTGCAGAATATGCCCAAGACCTACCTGGCCGACTTTTTGCTGGGCTGTCACAGCGAGTCTGATGATATCGAGACCCAGGTGACCAAGCTCGAAAACGCCGCGCGGCCAACGCCAGCGGAATTAGCGGAATTGCTGCCCCGGTTTGTGGGGGAAATTTTGCAAACACCGCCGCAATATTCCGCCATCAAAGTGAACGGCCGCCGCGCTTATAAAATCGCCCGCAAAGGTCGTGTTGTCAAATTGACGGCGCGGCCCATCATGATTCATCAACTACGAATCACGCATTATGAATTTCCGCGGTTGCAATTGGAAATACAGTGCGGGTCCGGCACGTATGTGCGGGCCTTGGGCCGGGACTTGGCGGCGGCGGCGGGAACCTCGGCCGTCATGTCCGCGCTGATACGGTCGGCCATCGGCCCCTACCACCTGAGCGGCAGCATATTACCTGACAATTTAACCTGCCAAAACATTCACCAAGTCCTGTTACCAGCGCAAACGGCCCTGCCAAAGTCGCCACGCGTAACACTGACAGCCGCGGAAATGCGACAAATCTTGGATGGGCAATCGCTGTGCCAATTACAAAATTCGCTGACACCTCCAACCCCCGCCGCGACCATCATGGCGGAGGATGACCAGGGGCGGTTGTTTGCAATTTTACGACAAGAGGGTGGAATTTTCACCGTAAAAATGGTTTTTCCCCCCGCCGAGATGCTGCCTCTGTCGGCCAGGGGAGAAAAATAA
- a CDS encoding DNA translocase FtsK, whose protein sequence is MISPRNPKRDLFALALLVVCIFLGLAIFSYSPTDPPQTATFPQSAQIHNACGWVGAYAADRLFTNFGLGVYFLLLSLVVLDLFLLARYEITEPWLRAIGWTLALAGICTLSALVSPAWNGPLIGPGGILGAAGRGWLESHFASVGSYLFTLSMIIAGLLLCTDYVLVRLAALIMGPPAKGLAVVGRKSLQVSGNLTSRMLANRPKRPATDVELAAEELAAASGEAPPPKVNLKSKPARELDPAVTREETEISDPAIKIRGKAVKQSPPAVAELTEEVESEELEETAEESTDEVDSTVATTAIAPATAGNTPKPSAAPVPIKNLKNADRDRVIQELEAASRQTNATEYELPSIELLLPNEAVYKEEHEKEVRVKAKQIEKTFADFGFNVKVVEIETGPVIAQYEVELEAGLRLAKITNLADDLAIALRVPSVRIVAPIPGKNTVGIEVPNNERQLVRLREVIEETNGKSKKMKIPIFLGKDVAGNPLTVDLTTLPHLLIAGRTGTGKSVCLNSIIVSMLMTRRPDEVKMLMIDPKMVELSPYKKLPHLMHPVVTDMRKAEAILAWAVEKMEERYALLARAGVRHISVYNQLGDEELRDRLRPENEEEWASIPRTLPFIVIVADEMADLMMTAGKEVEQHIIRLAQKSRAVGIHLILATQKPTVDVITGLIKSNLPARIAFQVASRTDSRVVLDEMGADKLLGNGDLLFLWPGTSNLLRGQGTYLSDDEINRVVDFVGTSEPEFVKELVQLKSKDQQTGDVRERIKSRDDLYESAVEIVIREGRGSVSLLQRALGIGYGRAARMVDFMAEDGVVGEYNGSNAREVLLTIEQWNELMGNETETPATVAPSPVAKTTANPPKANRILPERFSNGGAGGGDHPADGRGQNGGEGGGPRGPIRQATVMPLPGSAPRENALPHARPISPPPRETVSNSALAGPGGRKFQIHSSHQSAASEPLGTPKVAELAAQPLGSISTRDLNCSRTSYQPTPWEELDPAGDSSFTEEDEMLADDPATAEIAEENSTDYYDETDSEEDDDVAEQDEAEEWEEEEDCDEEDLEEDEEV, encoded by the coding sequence ATGATTTCCCCACGCAATCCCAAGCGGGACCTCTTTGCCCTGGCGCTCCTGGTCGTTTGCATCTTCTTGGGCTTGGCCATCTTTAGCTACTCCCCCACTGACCCCCCCCAGACCGCCACCTTCCCCCAATCCGCACAAATTCACAACGCCTGTGGCTGGGTGGGGGCCTACGCGGCGGACCGGTTGTTTACCAACTTTGGCCTGGGCGTCTATTTTTTGCTGTTGTCGCTAGTGGTGCTGGATTTGTTCCTCTTGGCCCGTTACGAAATCACCGAACCGTGGCTGCGGGCGATTGGCTGGACGCTGGCCCTGGCGGGCATTTGCACGCTCAGCGCGCTGGTTTCTCCCGCGTGGAACGGACCGTTGATTGGGCCGGGGGGAATTTTGGGGGCTGCCGGACGGGGTTGGCTGGAAAGCCACTTTGCCAGTGTCGGTTCGTATCTGTTTACCCTCAGCATGATTATAGCCGGACTGCTACTGTGCACCGATTATGTGCTGGTCCGCCTGGCGGCATTGATCATGGGGCCACCGGCCAAGGGGCTAGCCGTGGTGGGGCGAAAATCGTTGCAAGTTTCGGGAAATTTGACCAGTCGGATGCTGGCTAACAGGCCGAAGCGCCCCGCGACCGATGTGGAGCTGGCCGCGGAAGAACTAGCCGCGGCGTCTGGCGAGGCCCCCCCGCCAAAGGTCAATCTCAAATCGAAACCCGCGCGGGAACTTGATCCCGCCGTAACTCGGGAAGAGACCGAAATATCCGATCCGGCAATCAAAATCCGCGGCAAAGCGGTCAAACAGTCCCCGCCCGCTGTAGCAGAATTGACGGAAGAAGTGGAAAGCGAGGAATTGGAAGAAACCGCCGAGGAGTCAACCGACGAAGTCGATTCTACGGTGGCGACCACCGCTATTGCTCCCGCGACGGCTGGCAACACGCCCAAACCCTCCGCCGCGCCGGTCCCGATAAAAAACCTCAAAAACGCCGACCGTGACCGGGTGATCCAAGAGTTGGAGGCCGCCAGCCGCCAGACCAACGCGACCGAGTATGAACTGCCATCGATCGAACTGCTCTTGCCCAACGAAGCCGTTTATAAGGAAGAGCACGAAAAAGAAGTCCGCGTCAAGGCCAAGCAAATCGAAAAGACGTTTGCCGACTTTGGTTTTAACGTCAAAGTGGTCGAAATCGAGACTGGGCCGGTCATCGCCCAGTACGAGGTCGAGTTGGAAGCCGGGTTGCGTCTAGCCAAGATTACCAACCTGGCGGATGACCTGGCGATTGCCCTGCGCGTTCCCAGCGTGCGGATTGTCGCGCCGATCCCCGGCAAAAACACCGTGGGGATCGAGGTCCCCAATAACGAGCGGCAGTTGGTCCGTCTGCGCGAGGTCATCGAGGAGACCAACGGCAAATCCAAAAAGATGAAAATCCCGATCTTTTTAGGAAAGGACGTTGCGGGCAATCCGCTGACGGTTGATTTGACGACGTTGCCGCATTTGCTGATCGCGGGACGGACAGGCACGGGAAAAAGCGTCTGCCTGAATTCGATTATCGTTTCGATGCTGATGACCCGCCGCCCCGACGAGGTCAAAATGCTGATGATCGACCCTAAAATGGTCGAGCTCAGCCCGTACAAAAAACTGCCGCATCTGATGCATCCCGTCGTCACCGACATGCGCAAAGCCGAGGCGATCTTGGCTTGGGCGGTCGAGAAAATGGAGGAACGCTACGCGCTCTTGGCCCGCGCGGGGGTGCGGCATATTTCGGTCTATAATCAACTGGGGGATGAAGAACTTCGCGACCGCTTGCGTCCCGAAAATGAAGAGGAATGGGCCAGCATTCCCCGGACGCTGCCGTTTATTGTCATTGTGGCGGACGAAATGGCGGACCTGATGATGACCGCCGGCAAGGAAGTCGAACAGCATATCATCCGGCTGGCCCAAAAAAGCCGGGCGGTCGGCATCCATTTGATCTTGGCCACGCAAAAGCCGACCGTGGATGTCATCACGGGGCTTATTAAATCGAACTTGCCCGCGCGGATCGCCTTTCAGGTCGCTAGCCGGACGGATAGCCGCGTGGTGCTGGACGAAATGGGGGCGGATAAACTTCTGGGCAATGGTGACTTGCTGTTTTTGTGGCCCGGCACCAGCAATTTGTTGCGCGGACAGGGGACGTACCTGAGCGATGACGAAATTAATCGCGTGGTGGACTTTGTCGGCACCAGCGAGCCAGAGTTTGTGAAGGAACTGGTCCAACTCAAAAGCAAGGATCAGCAAACCGGCGACGTCCGCGAGCGAATCAAAAGCCGCGACGACTTGTACGAGTCAGCGGTTGAAATTGTCATTCGCGAAGGGCGCGGCAGCGTGTCGCTGTTGCAACGGGCGCTGGGAATCGGCTATGGCCGCGCGGCCCGCATGGTCGACTTTATGGCCGAAGACGGGGTCGTGGGCGAGTACAACGGCTCCAACGCCCGCGAGGTGCTGCTAACGATCGAACAGTGGAATGAACTGATGGGGAATGAAACTGAAACCCCTGCCACGGTTGCCCCTTCGCCAGTTGCCAAAACCACCGCTAACCCTCCCAAAGCGAATCGAATCCTCCCGGAACGCTTTTCTAATGGCGGAGCGGGTGGAGGGGATCATCCAGCAGACGGACGGGGCCAGAATGGTGGCGAGGGGGGAGGTCCGCGGGGCCCCATCCGCCAGGCGACTGTCATGCCCTTGCCAGGTTCCGCGCCGCGAGAAAACGCGCTCCCCCACGCGCGGCCAATTTCTCCACCCCCCCGTGAAACGGTATCCAACAGCGCTCTTGCCGGACCGGGAGGACGGAAATTCCAAATTCATTCCTCCCATCAATCGGCCGCGAGCGAACCATTGGGCACGCCCAAAGTGGCCGAACTGGCGGCACAGCCACTGGGCAGTATCAGCACGCGTGACCTAAATTGTAGTCGGACTAGCTATCAGCCAACCCCCTGGGAAGAACTGGATCCCGCCGGAGATTCATCCTTCACTGAGGAAGATGAAATGTTAGCTGACGACCCAGCCACAGCGGAAATTGCGGAAGAAAACAGCACCGATTACTACGACGAGACTGACAGCGAAGAGGATGACGACGTGGCTGAACAGGATGAGGCCGAAGAATGGGAAGAGGAGGAAGATTGTGATGAGGAAGATCTGGAAGAAGATGAGGAGGTATAG
- the cimA gene encoding citramalate synthase, whose amino-acid sequence MRRIQIYDTSLRDGSQGEGVIFSLQDKLAITRRLDELGFDYVEGGYPLSNEKDAQYFQKVRELPLRHATVCAFGMTRRKGIKPAEDPGMRALLDSHASTITIVGKTSAFHVTEVLRVTLEENLAMIDETLRYLIDQGRQVIYDAEHFFDGWKLNPEYAQQTIVTAARAGAKLIALCDTNGGSMPGEIAEFTRAALAALSPTNVPVGIHTHNDCDLAVANSLSAVAAGAVQVQGTINGIGERCGNADLISVVANLAIKQPGYEVLSNSGVQHLTELSRFVYETANMNFRPNQAFVGQSAFAHKGGMHVHAIARATESYEHIRPELVGNERRILVSELSGRSNIQALTQRYNIHDDKALMDNILEQVVKLENRGYQFEAAEATFDLLVRKAAGLFQPHFERLSYHVDVESDQAGNVQTEATVKLRIGDEIRHEVAEGDGPVNALDAALRKALLRDYPQLAQMQLVDYKVRVINSEAGTAAGVRVVIESRDHSDVWGTVGVSENVIEASWLALTDSFEYMLCKG is encoded by the coding sequence ATGCGACGCATTCAAATTTATGACACGTCCCTCCGCGACGGCAGCCAGGGGGAAGGGGTCATCTTTTCCCTCCAGGATAAACTGGCTATCACCCGTCGCCTGGATGAATTGGGCTTTGACTATGTGGAGGGGGGGTATCCCCTATCTAATGAAAAAGACGCTCAATACTTTCAGAAGGTCCGCGAATTGCCATTGCGACACGCGACGGTCTGCGCCTTTGGGATGACCCGCCGAAAAGGGATCAAACCGGCGGAGGACCCCGGCATGCGGGCACTTTTGGATTCACACGCCAGCACGATCACCATCGTCGGCAAAACCTCGGCCTTTCATGTGACAGAGGTCCTACGCGTCACGCTGGAGGAAAATCTGGCCATGATTGACGAGACTTTGCGGTATTTGATCGACCAGGGACGGCAGGTCATCTATGACGCGGAGCACTTTTTTGACGGGTGGAAACTGAATCCCGAATACGCTCAACAGACGATCGTCACCGCCGCCCGCGCGGGGGCAAAATTGATCGCGCTATGCGATACCAACGGCGGCAGCATGCCGGGGGAAATTGCCGAATTCACACGCGCGGCCCTGGCTGCCCTTAGTCCCACAAATGTGCCGGTTGGCATTCACACGCACAATGACTGCGACCTGGCGGTGGCAAATTCACTCTCCGCGGTCGCGGCGGGGGCGGTGCAGGTTCAGGGAACGATTAATGGCATTGGCGAGCGTTGTGGCAACGCGGATTTGATCTCGGTCGTGGCCAATCTGGCGATCAAACAACCCGGCTACGAGGTTTTATCAAATAGCGGCGTCCAACATCTGACGGAACTTTCGCGCTTTGTATATGAAACGGCCAATATGAATTTTCGCCCGAATCAGGCTTTCGTCGGCCAAAGCGCCTTCGCCCACAAGGGGGGGATGCACGTCCACGCCATCGCCCGCGCCACCGAAAGCTACGAACATATTCGGCCCGAATTGGTTGGTAATGAGCGGCGCATCTTAGTCAGCGAGCTTTCCGGCCGCAGCAATATCCAGGCCCTGACGCAGCGATACAATATCCACGACGACAAGGCGCTCATGGATAATATTCTTGAGCAAGTGGTCAAACTGGAAAATCGCGGCTATCAGTTTGAAGCGGCGGAGGCGACGTTTGATCTGCTCGTGCGTAAGGCCGCGGGCCTGTTCCAGCCCCATTTTGAGCGATTGAGTTATCATGTCGATGTGGAATCCGACCAGGCCGGAAATGTCCAGACCGAGGCGACCGTCAAGCTGCGCATCGGCGATGAGATTCGCCATGAAGTGGCCGAAGGGGACGGCCCGGTAAACGCCCTCGACGCCGCCCTCCGCAAGGCTCTGCTGCGCGATTACCCCCAACTGGCCCAGATGCAACTGGTCGATTACAAAGTGCGGGTGATCAACTCCGAGGCGGGGACCGCGGCCGGCGTGCGGGTCGTTATCGAAAGCCGCGACCATAGCGACGTCTGGGGTACCGTGGGCGTGAGCGAAAACGTCATCGAGGCGAGCTGGCTGGCTTTAACGGACTCCTTTGAGTACATGCTGTGCAAGGGATAG